The stretch of DNA TTGATGTTTTGGGCACTTGCGGATCTCATCTACAGGCACTTCTTCAAAACGGTGACAACGCCCAAGGAGGAGGATTGGCCAATCTCACTCTTTGACTACCTCCGGCGCAATGATGAGGCTATGCTCAAGTCATCGGACACAGTTCTATCCACCTTCACCGAAGAGTATCTACCATGCACATCCCTCATGGAATTTTGTGATGTTGCTGGTGAGTGTAAATTGGGGGTCTCTTGAGCAAATTGTTGggattgaaacatttttgatgttttcatttttcttggggtttttcttaaatttgattttccgatgttggttacatttgaagcctaatttATAACACAAAGTtaggtttttctcagaatctactagatggattttgatggggtaaaaagcgaATGAACGAGGAAGTATCAACGAACAATGTACCAGAAcggatttttcaatttcaatttcgaagcttagaaaattagaaaaattttcttttcattgcttctaaatggaaattcaaaaattccttcagGTACATTGTTCGTTGATACTTCCTCgtccatttgctttttaccccatcaaaatccatctagtagatcctgagaaaaacctacacTGTAATTCAGATTTTAGTTATCATTACTAAAACTGGCACTGACTGGACTTTAGTAgagaattttagtaaagaaatttttactaaaattttagtagttGCTCATTACGAAAAATTTTAGTTCTCTCAACAGAATATTTAGTTATGgctaataaaatgttttacgtcTGTATATTACTAAAGTTTGGGAATGTCAACAGAGGTTTTTGTTgataaaactatttattctaaattcttcGATTACTAAATTTTAGGAATGAGaacagaaattttcatttacatgACTATagttgttaaaaattcttggatTACTAAAGTTTAGCCATGCTAACTGGAAATCCAGTTTgtttgactaaaaaaaattaaatattgaattttgatttaaaaaaataattttttatttcaatttaatttatattacattGTATGTAATAGTTATAATAATTAACTAGGCAGGTATCCCGTTTTGAAAAGCCTTTTTGTTCAGTGAAGTTCGGCAGATTCATGTGAGTGTCTTaacgtcattttcttccaaagtACCCTTTCAAGGAATCGCGAAAGTTCTGTTCTTTATGTCAGTTGGCGGAATCTGTAAAtgaatcacataaaaattaatttcctaaattttctgatgtaataatttttttactttatatattttatgaaaaatgtatttacctttaaactttatttctcGTGATTTGATTTCCTCTGTCCTATCTCAATCAATGTTTTCGATCTATCCTGGTACAGACAAGACGGCTTCGATGAGATTATGACCCATTTTCCGGTTGTTTATTGTAGTCTGATTAACTGCAAGGTAGTAAAATCatagaatttgcaaataatttgataaaattaatggaaGTAACTCATACAGAAAATACAGTACCTTTTCGTGTTTATCCTCTTCGTTCAATCTAAGTTTCCAAAATTTGATTACGGGTTGACAGCGCTTGATATGCGCTCATTCGGTAAAATCTGTTAAATTAGaacaagaattaatattttggattttataaattgataagTTTTTGGATGCAATATATTTCACGGCAAATGTGTAGGTACTTacctttacattttaatttttcccattggATTTCCTTTATCCTGTTTCAATTATTATTGGGGATGGGCAGACCATTCAGGTACAGACAGGAAGGCTCCGATGAGAATATGATCCATTCCTCTTCCTGTTTTACTGCAAGATAGTAAAATCATATAATTAGTTGGTTGAATTCAaagttgataattttatttgttgtaaATCAATTCGTAATATAAAGAATTGTTATTCACTTAAATTATACAATACCTTGTCATGTTTATCctctttttttaacaatcggcttttccacaattttcactctcaaaaCTACTATAcaaatggattaaatttacttttcacatATCACATTGAttgaagacaaaatattttgcgtactttcgatggaaaattccacaaagaactgaatattgtgaaatacttTAGAGGGTGCtaaggagaaaaatttgtgtgtgggtAAGAaagggtgagaaaaaataaagcctCCGGTATATGTGTTGTATGCGTTCTTCACACAAATCTTCTGCATGCATTTTTTTCGGGACCTCGGCACcccaataaaacaataaaaaaaagtttgagatGCAACATCTTGCATTGGAACAAAGACAATATATAAAAGATATTACGTCTCTTATATTTGCGCAAATTAACTTGATCAGAAATAATTGTTATCAAATGATatagaggaaataaaaaaacctaattttttgctaaaaatttaattggtttAAAAATGTGTCAATTTAGTGATATCaactaaatttttgattggCGTGGCGAAACTTTTgtaaacgaagaaaaaatgattgtagTCATTAATCCTAAAATTCTAGTTGACATAACTAAAGATTTTTAGTAGTTATGTCTTTACTGGaaactttagtaaagaatttgactaaattgcctactaaactttagtaaaagagcaataaaactaaaaattttagttactttcactaaaaaattcacagataaatagaattttagtaAAGGTAACATAAGACTTTAGTGATTCCAGGCaacataactaaaattttatgttataattactaaaaattttagtaaatgttTCATTACTACAGACTTTAGTAGCagtttactaaaaaaatgaattacagtgtacctttgtgttttgacgAAAATcttaagatggcgaaaagtgattttctcactcttcaaaaattaagCTTTAGATGTGGCTAACATCGAAAAACCAAgttatagaaaaataaaaatatttaatttccataattttcattttttaaacaaattttttgttctctttaaAGGTCTTTTGAATGACATTGAAGATCCCAAAGCCTTTCTCGAGGAGATTCTAGCATCAATGCCGTAGTAAAGTGCTGTTCACGCCCTAttcacaagaagaaaaatattcaacgtGTATTGCAAATCATAAATATGTTCTAATGGTATAATggatttattaatataaaacctataaaacaaattatttcacatgaagttcaataaattataatcGCTTTCAATCACAtaagaaaaggttttttctttttatttattctccagatgttttcttttttattttttaaattttcaaaagatttttaatgcaaaaaggattttttttcaacaaattctttCTATTTGTCCCTACAAGTGTATCATTTTGTCACGGCACAATCGGTAGGagcaacataaattttccaaggagaagtttgatgaatttatttcataacctaaaaaaattttcttctgttggttatgatatttttcatttgttaATTTTGGTATTTCTTCAGAGATTTTCTACCAAAGAGTTGCAATAAATTggttaaaaaatgaatcagGCGGATGTCTCGAAGTTGATGTCTCAGCTGAAATTTGCCGTGGGCCCCGTACACAGAAGACTCCGTTGCCCAGATGGACCGGAAGGGAGGATGCTGAAACTCCGGAAAACCGTGACGGCCCTGTTCAAGAATGAACGCATTGAATTATTCTACACCCGTGCAGATGAAGCTCGAGGGTATGCAGAACAGGTGAGAAGAATCCTAAATCACTCTCcaaaaagacagaaaaaattaacatttcctTCCCGGCATTTGTAGCTAATCAATGAAGCCATCCGGTATGGTGATTGCCATAGAGCCACAATGGAATTGGCTGATTTCTGGCTCTTGGATAAGCAGTGTGTCCACAAGCTCTTCAAGGTTCTAGTGCCACGCTACGAGAACTACCAAGTCTCCTATACAAGAATGTACAAAGCACCGAGAGAGTATCCGGGAATGTACTACAAGAGAGCCGTTCTGGAGCTCCGTGGGAATCCCTTTCCGCCCCTTGTGCCAGATAAGGtgcaaaatagaaattttatcCACAATGTACTCCTGGATGAGGCCAAGAAGGCATACCGGCAGGAGAAGTACGCTGAAATAGCCCAAAATATCACTGTGGCAAAGAATCTGAGCACATCGGAGGGTACGAATGACGGTGGGAGTAGCAGTGAGGATGATGTAGCCACGAAAAAGTAGCAAAGAATCGCCGGATTTGAGGGGGATTTAgtgtaaataaaaaaggtaattttttccataaattattctttttattatctaCCCACAATTCATGtgaaataattatatatttaattattaagaattgattttccatgtaaaaaatcaatgaatttaaacTATTCATAATAGTTTCACGTTTAATCTGCTTCACGTTGGATATCTAATTagtttttcaaaagaaaaattaatattttttagagaaatttcaaaaagaaagaTCCTTTGCAATAATTccaaaggagtctattcatttttatgtgcCCCGCGATCTCAGAATAAGATACAAACCAAAATATAGAATATTTAAGAAAGAGCATCAATTTTAGGAAAAGcccaaaagaaatttcacaCTTTgcactaaaaagaaaaatttctcgaaATTATAAAAGCTTCGtgtacataaattatttttctgctcagtaaataaattctgccaataattgatcaattattgagttCTATATTgaaaacccccaaaaaatttctaaaaaatcctaaaatgataaaattgactcaatattgattgatcaataattgagtcAATATTGTTCAATAGTTGCTCAATCtatgatcaataattgattgaaGTGTAGCTCCGCATAGATgatcaaaaattgaacaatCAGAATTGACCTTTAATAAATCGATTGACTGGCTCAATTgatatattaattattaatcattaATTGATTCGATATAAAACTAAATAATACTGATGCTTAAGCAAAAATTctctatatatacctacaagaTTTACTCGAAGTTTTACTTATCTACTGAACTAcattatattttatgatttacgGCCATTGAGCTCACACGTGATTAACTAACTAGTCATCGGGTTAACTAGTTAGTTAACTACATGTActgaaaaaataatctctgctaaataaatttgtcaagaaattaataaaaaaaatactgaaaaaaatattttgtgaggTGAATaagggtaactggggtaaaatagtgaatgtgaaaaaaaataaaaattaatatctcaagaagcagtgggagctaatctgtctaattttgtcagaagttgcactttatacccctgcctaagcctagaaagtttcataataattgatccgatattttggcttttatttgaaaaacaaatttttcaacaaactaagttttggcgaaattctctgcaatttttttttattcaaatgcatttttagacagagtaactattgctaaatACGAATCTAttctgaattttccaagaaaaatttccaagtTTTCCCGTAGAAGACTGATAGTAGTAAAAAGTACTTCTGGGGGCAAAACGGTaaatttagagttttttttttaaataactttttaaatttttgaaaaaatattttttcttaattagtataactattatatacaatttaggaTGTTTAATCACACtcactattaccaatttttataaactaaaaaaataaaaaaggaaatttcttaaatttaacgttttcatgggaaatctcaaatatttccatggaaactcagaaaaaattatctcccaaaaattcaccattttaccccaggttcccctatgtgtgtgtgtgcgatgagcattatgtacctacctacaaTTGTATGTGTGAACATATTTTCTATGTAAAATGTTGGAGAGCGAATGTATAAAAAGGCATGGTCGGAAATACACCGATTCACTCTTGTCGCAACTCCCGAACGATTCGGAAGCAGAGAAAAGTCTCAAAGAAATTTGctgaagcaacaaaaaaaaagtctgcaAGTAAATAAGAGATAAAGTGATTGAGTGgttaattgattaataaacACAGTGAGACGTTACAAATTGATTTGCAAAAACGACCCAAAGTGCGAATTGTGGGACATTTTTTGGGTAGTAAAGCCAGGTATTGTGTGTGCCTGAAAATTTGTACGAAAAGAGTGCCAAGGAGCGCATAGCATAAAAGTACATAGGACAAGTATTTAGTACATAGTGTCGTGGTACTTTTCCACTGTCGTACGgttgtagcaaaaaaaaaacacggagGAACTCCTTGAATTGGGGTCACAGAAACTTTGAAGCACATTGCTCATACCATACGGAGATACTAGCTGCACCCTCCTCGTGCATATTCTGGAACTTTCCatcgaattttttaaatttatttggcTATTGCACCATTTGGCGCgattcacaaaaaataaacgaagGAAACAGCACACCCTCAACATCAGGAGCATCAGAAAGGatacaattatttttatcgattttaaaagacaatttttctatcttgaagaaaaattgttgagGTGAagaacacaagaaaaaaaaagtgctgaAGGTGTATAAACCACCACACACCATCGAAGAGAGACACAACGACACCCAAAGGtggtgcagcagcagcaattAAGAAATCTTCTCACACGGAATTCCTCAAGGATAGGcggaaaaataattcagcGAAGATGGCTTTTATGGTACCAGTGATGAAGAATGAATTTAACATCTATAAAACTGATCGGAATAGACGGATAAGTGAGTGCTCAAATACATCAAGTTGTCGCTCCCGCAAAGTATCGGAGAGCTCACGATCTGAGGGACCAAGTTTGTCAACGTCACCCGCCAATGATTTCTACATGGGATCCCCAAGTCAGCGAAATTGCTCCATAAATCGCAATACATCGCGGGGATTTTCGCGGAATTCCTCAAGGACATCCC from Lutzomyia longipalpis isolate SR_M1_2022 chromosome 1, ASM2433408v1 encodes:
- the LOC129797212 gene encoding uncharacterized protein LOC129797212; translation: MAFMVPVMKNEFNIYKTDRNRRISECSNTSSCRSRKVSESSRSEGPSLSTSPANDFYMGSPSQRNCSINRNTSRGFSRNSSRTSQNSLMSPTKATTSIGCSPPKPSSSGSQGSLNKFHNRLVDKLKKTLRRDGSREESRS
- the LOC129797203 gene encoding 39S ribosomal protein L17, mitochondrial, whose product is MNQADVSKLMSQLKFAVGPVHRRLRCPDGPEGRMLKLRKTVTALFKNERIELFYTRADEARGYAEQLINEAIRYGDCHRATMELADFWLLDKQCVHKLFKVLVPRYENYQVSYTRMYKAPREYPGMYYKRAVLELRGNPFPPLVPDKVQNRNFIHNVLLDEAKKAYRQEKYAEIAQNITVAKNLSTSEGTNDGGSSSEDDVATKK